In the Dermochelys coriacea isolate rDerCor1 chromosome 25, rDerCor1.pri.v4, whole genome shotgun sequence genome, one interval contains:
- the LOC119848490 gene encoding voltage-dependent calcium channel beta subunit-associated regulatory protein isoform X2: MSNDLTAWDNTTESTTTVPGEVNTQDGYVLLLVLLSIFIGGTLVLLSGILIVCRRCCETDRRHSRASDDPEKTNTTYLDDSQPPQEITIKVDDPDCLSASSYRDVETERFLSSSSSTGRRVSFNEAALFEQSKKTQEKGRRYTLTEGDFHHLKNARLTHLHVPPPALRIITIHECESTENSLAMSPRLPPPKPSLAIFQPPGGTLPQTALTAHAMCPSSALPGDTYNSTVDTSFAEASPSISSSSGESPSFEGATRSGKGTGAGGTGPGEPLPPPAQGTVLQFFTRLRRHASLEGTSPYFKIKKWKIESNQRASSLETRGSPKRRQFQRQRAASESMEQEDQDTHQTGIIQYIARTDDIAFCPMAGPFLPSPSSPPPSLGRLEPAEASGGSVPKSPSMEQQTIYHDIWSLRASLELCTSSEQSNDQDSVRSNGGDSICSAGGGIPGFPSSLEEAEGLDEWPWARPRQESAEAEPGTRKLLQMDSGYASIEAPSRAGEDGRPKDQTASEKRICFTSAGRKGTIFESFEGHEPEEEEEEEGAVGEPLPHSPLAWSPYGQIFLARDALPRRDYSIDEKTDALFNAFVRHDPQFDDSPLRAKHRSRTHLRKQWQRSKQYSDPGVHYPPALERHRTPLRRGDSLNYPLDSRYHGTLPRIVSTEEVGEAGDDSAVPDADAKIQVIEEEPSELAGDLKLASDPYEEDCPGNGQGPNCGLQPLGAELMDKIMGGLEDRLYGHLRKSRESPECLVAVASPDHSPV, from the exons ACAGTGCCCGGCGAGGTGAACACGCAAGATGGGTATGTGCTGCTCCTTGTGCTGCTCTCCATCTTCATCGGAGGGACCTTGGTCCTGCTGTCCGGGATCCTGATTGTCTGCCGCCGGTGCTGCGAGACAGACCGCAGGCACTCCAG AGCCAGTGATGACCCTGAAAAAACCAACACCACATACCTGGATGACTCTCAGCCTCCGCAAG agatCACCATCAAGGTGGACGACCCCGACTGCCTGTCGGCCTCCAGCTACCGGGATGTGGAGACGGAGCGTTTCCTCTCGTCCAGCTCCTCCACCGGGCGCCGGGTCTCCTTCAACGAGGCCGCACTCTTTGAGCAGAGCAAGAAGAcccaggagaaggggaggag GTACACGCTGACCGAGGGGGATTTCCACCACCTCAAGAACGCCCGGCTGACCCACCTCCACGTCCCGCCGCCCGCCCTCAGGATCATCACCATCCACGAGTGCGAGTCCACCGAGAACAGCCTGGCCATGTcgccccgtctgcccccccccaaacccagcctcGCCATCTTCCAG CCCCCGGGGGGCACCCTGCCCCAGACAGCCCTGACCGCCCACGCCATGTGCCCCAGTTCCGCCCTGCCTGGCGACACCTACAACTCCACCGTGGACACCAGCTTCGCCGAAGCCAGCccatccatctcctcctcctctggggaGAGCCCTTCG TTTGAAGGGGCCACCAGGAGTGGGAAAGGCACCGGCGCGGGCGGCACCGGACCCGGGGAGCCCCTgccaccccctgcccagggcaccGTGCTCCAGTTCTTCACCCGTCTGCGGCGTCACGCCAGCCTCGAGGGCACCAGCCCCTACTTCAAGatcaagaagtggaagattgagAGCAACCAGCGGGCATCCAGCCTGGAAACCAGAG GCTCACCCAAGCGGCGTCAGTTCCAGAGGCAGCGGGCGGCGAGCGAGAGCATGGAGCAGGAGGACCAAGACACCCATCAGACAGGCATCATCCAGTACATTGCCCGGACAGACGACATAGCCTTCTGCCCCATGGCTGGGCCCTTCCTGccatccccctccagccccccaccctctctcGGCAG GTTAGAGCCAGCAGAGGCGAGCGGGGGCAGCGTCCCCAAGTCACCCAGCATGGAGCAGCAGACCATCTACCACGACATCTGGAGCCTGCGGGCCTCCCTGGAGCTGTGCACCTCGTCCGAGCAGAGCAACGACCAGGACTCCGTGCGCAGCAATGGGGGCGACAGCATCTGCTCAGCCGGGGGTGGCATCCCCGgcttcccctcttccctggaGGAAGCTGAGGGCCTGGACGAGTGGCCGTGGGCCCGGCCCAGGCAGGAGAGCGCGGAAGCAGAGCCGGGCACACGCAAGCTGCTGCAGATGGACAGTGGCTACGCCTCCATTGAGGCGCCGAGCCGGGCGGGTGAGGACGGGCGTCCCAAGGACCAGACAGCCTCGGAGAAGCGCATCTGTTTCACCAGCGCCGGACGCAAGGGCACCATCTTCGAGAGCTTCGAGGGGCACGAGcccgaggaagaggaggaagaagagggggcagtgggggagccgCTGCCCCACAGTCCCCTGGCCTGGTCCCCCTATGGGCAGATCTTCCTAGCCCGGGATGCGCTGCCCCGGCGGGACTACAGCATCGACGAGAAGACAGACGCCCTCTTCAACGCCTTCGTCCGTCACGACCCGCAGTTCGACGACTCGCCCCTGCGTGCCAAGCACCGCTCCCGCACCCACCTGCGCAAGCAGTGGCAGCGCTCCAAGCAGTACAGCGACCCCGGTGTGCACTACCCCCCTGCCTTGGAGCGCCACCGGACCCCGCTGCGCCGGGGAGACAGCCTCAACTACCCTTTGGACAGCCGCTACCATGGCACCCTGCCCCGCATCGTCAGCACCGAGGAGGTGGGCGAGGCCGGGGACGACTCTGCCGTGCCCGACGCCGATGCCAAGATCCAGGTGATAGAGGAGGAGCCATCCGAACTGGCTGGCGACCTCAAGCTGGCTTCTGATCCCTATGAAGAAGATTGCCCTGGCAATGGCCAGGGCCCAAACTGTGGCCTCCAGCCCCTAGGGGCTGAGCTGATGGACAAGATCATGGGGGGGCTCGAGGACAGGCTGTACGGGCACTTGAGAAAATCGAGAGAGAGTCCGGAGTGTCTGGTGGCCGTGGCCTCTCCCGACCACAGCCCTGTCTAG